GAGCCAGTACTCGATACGCTTCTGGATCTACAGGCCCACACGGTGGAGCTTGTGAATGGAGTGGTGCTGATGAACGATCGCGCCATTCCTTTCGATCTTGCGGCACGCGACCTTGGAGTGTCTTTGCGCTATCTGCCCAAGAGCGATCACTACGGTCTGTCGGTGGGGATCAGCGATCTGCGCACGAAGATGCAGCAGGAGCCCGAAGCGAAGAGCCGCTTGCAGTTGGAAGCGGAGCTGGGACGCAAGCTGATAGAGCTCAGCAGTCTGACACTGGATACAGGCAAGGACTCACATCTCTTAGTCTCCGGGAAGATTGAGAACTTCGACAATCCCGCGTGGGAGGCGGGCATCAAGGGCGATATCGAAATCCCGCAGATCTCCGTACTCAGTGGCTTTCCCGGTCTCAAGGGTGGCCGTGTGAATCTGAATATCAGCGGACATAGCTGCACGGTCGCACCGGCAGCGGCGCAAAAGCAGCCGCGTTTCTGGCGCAGACGTCATCCAACAGAGAACAAGGCGAGCACCAAGGTGCTTCCTCCGGACCCGGATTGCCAGAAGGGCTACATGCTGGTGGGATCGGCGAAGTGGCATGACGCCGGGTATGAAGATGAGGATGTGACCGTCCACGGCGTAAATGGTGGAGCGGAGTTGCGCGTGACGCCGACGGAGCTTTTGTTCCAGGCTCTGACGGCGAACCTGCCTGCGGGCGGCGGAGAGATTGCAGGCGAACTGCGGATCAACAACTGGCTGGGTGAGGTCTCGCAGGATGCTGCGGTAGGTTCGGCTACGATTGCTGCCGGACAGAAGACGGCGAACGCAGCCGCCAGCGCGATCAATGCAAAGGAGCCTTTGATCGGGTCACGCAGCCTGGACAAGGTCGAACGCGCGCATGCCTATCTGACCGTGACCCTCACCAAAGTGAGTCTCCGCACGATCATGGAAGTCACGCGCAATAAGAAGGACCTGGGACTGGATACGGCTGTTACAGGACCGGTAAAGGTGGAGTGGGGCGGCGCTGTGGCAGATCTTCCGAGCTCTGTGGTCGTAAATGCCCAGTTGAAGCTTGCGCCGACTGGAGTTCTTCGTTTGAAGGCCCAGAACATTCCGGTAACGGGATCGGTGGACGCGGAGTATCGCGGCGATCGCGAAGTGGTCAATATCAAGCAGGTCACGGCGAAGACACCGGCGACGACGGTTTCCGCGAGCGGTGTTCTGGGCGTCAACAAGGGCGATGCGCTGACCGCGCTGCGCATGGATGCGGACTTCCGTGACCTGGGCGAATTCGATTCTGTTTTGAACTCGATTGGATACGAAGCCAATGGCAAGAAGGGTAGTGCCGCTTTGCCGGTCGTGCTGCATGGACAAGCGCACTTTGTAGGCACGGCAAGCGGTCCCATTGCGGGTCTGGATGTCAAAGGACACTTGGATGCGCAGCAGCTTGAAGCGCATCTAGGCTCTGCGGGCGATGTGCTGGTGGATTCGATTGTAGCCGATGCGGAGTACGCGCCGAAGGGCGTGACGGTGGCGAGTTCAACGATCCATCGCGGCACAGCGGTTTTGAACGTAGCGGGTAGTTTCGAGCCGCATCGTATGGTCGGCAGGCGTGGCGTCGTGAGTTACGCGTGGGACAACGACATGCTGCTGGACACGCATGTGCAGCTTGCCGATGCCAGCGTCAAAGATGTGCTCGACATGGCCGGCCAGGGCAAGCTGCCCATTAGCGGAACGGCGAATGCAGATGTGCGATTGAAGGGCACGCTGAACAATATGCAGGGTGGCGGCCGCGTTTCGCTGCGTAAGGGTGTCGCCTATGATCAGCCATTCGATTCCATCGTGGCGGATCTGACAGCGCATGGCCAGGACATCGAAGTAAGCAGCCTACAGGTGCAGGCGCAGGGTGTGCAGGTGAGCGGCAATGGTGGGTACGACCTGACATCGAAGCATCTCCACGCGCACGTGGAAGGAAACAATATTCTGCTGTCGAACCTGCAGGCCGTGCAGAAGGCCCAGGTGCCTGTGGATGGCGTACTGACGTTCAAGGCCGATGCCAATGGAACGATGGAGCAGCCGGGTCTCACCGCACAGTTGCGGCTGCTGAATCTGACCCTGAACAAGCAGCCACTGGGGCAGTTGAACGCAGACGTCCATAGCCAGGGCGATCAGGTCTTCCTCACTGCGCACTCCACAGCAGCGGGCGCAAGCCTGGATGTCACAGGACAGGTTCAGCTCGTGGGCGACTATCCCATAAAGGCGAACCTGAAGTTTGCGAATCTGGATGTGAATCCGATTCTGAAGCTTTATGGAAGCACCGCCAAAGCTACCTCCAACGTAGCGGGCGAAGCCAGCGTCAGCGGTCCGGCTAAGAAGCCGCAGGCCCTGACCGGCAATGCTGTATTAAATCAGTTCCAGGTAACGCTGCAAGGCATTGCGCTCACGAGCGAGCAGCCCATCCGTGCCAGCCTGGCCAACGGTGTGGTGCGTCTAGACGATCTGCATATCACGGGACTCGAGACCGATCTACACGCCTCGGGGACGGCGCAGCTGTTTTCGCCCGATGGTTCTCCGTTGCCTGCGTCGGGCGGCAAGATCGATGTGAAGGCGAATGGCACGCTGGGGCTTGGAATTGTGCATGCTCTCGATACGGACATACGATCGAGCGGCAAGATCACCTTCAACGTCGGGGCGACGGGCGGCATGAGCAAGCCGATGCTGGGCGGAAAGGTGCAATTCGCGGGCGTCAACCTGGCGATGGCGGACATTCCAAACGGCATCAGCAATATGAATGGCACGGCCATGTTTACGGAAGACCGTCTGCAGATCCAGGACGTCACGGCAGAGTCCGGCGGCGGCAAGATCAAGATGGGTGGCTACGTGCAGTTCCGCGGCGGTTTGTTTGCGGACGTCACCGCGTCGGCTCAGGCGGTTCGCGTGCGCTACTACGGCGTAAGCGCGACGATGAACGCCGACGCGCGTCTGCAGGGCAGTGGCGACGGCGCGACGCTGAGCGGCAATGTTCTGATCACGCGATTTGGACTGGCGGAGACCTTTGACTTTGCCTCGGTCGCGGGAGGAGCGGGGGGTGTCTCAGCACCGCCCGATCCCGACTCGCTGATGAACAAGATCCGTTTGAACGTGCAGGTAAAGTCCGCTCCTGCGCTGGACTTCCAGAACTCGTATGCAAAGATCGCGGGCACGGTGGATCTAAGCATTCGCGGAACGCTCGATGTGCCTTCTGTTCTTGGGCGTGTCACCATCACGGATGGAAGCGCGACGTTTGCCGGAACGCAGTATCAACTGCAGCGCGGCCAGATCTACTTCAATAACCCCGTGCGCATCGATCCGACGATCGACCTGGACGCGACGGCCCGCGTGGAGAACTACGACGTCACCATCGGTATTCACGGAACGTCGAAGAACTTCAAGCTGGCCTACCGGTCGGAGCCTCCGTTGTCACAGGCGGATATCTTCAACCTGCTGGCGCTCGGACGTACACAGGAAGAGGCGCAGATCAACACCCAGCAGCTGCAGCAGCAGGGACAGGATCCGACGACCAACGCTCTTCTGGGTGGAGCTCTTAATGCTACCGTTTCGAGCCGTGTAAATAAGCTATTCGGCGGCGCGGGCAAGGTGAAGATTGACCCGGCCTTTGTCGGCACGCTCGGAACTTCTTCCGCTCGCATCACAGTAGAGCAGCAGGTTTCGCGACAGGTCACGGTAGTTTTTGCGACGAACGTAAACTCTCAGGCACAGCAGCTGATCCAGGTGCAGTATCGGCTTAGCGATAATAAGTCGATTGTTGCGACCCGCGATGAAAATGGCGTATTTTCGATGGTCTATAAGATCAGAAAGCGTTATCGTTAGGCGTAACCTACGCGCGCTTCCTGCGTCCAATCAGGTGGAATAAAACACATGACTTATGTGTTTAGAATCGCCAGGAGAGCGAATTATGAAGAAAAG
This genomic stretch from Terriglobus saanensis SP1PR4 harbors:
- a CDS encoding translocation/assembly module TamB domain-containing protein, coding for MSLLNPEIEETTPPAPRRRRGLGIAAWILGSLFVLFLLIVGGLAWYSTTSDFDRRVSAILVKTLEDATGGKVDLAHTRFSLRHLAVEADGLVIHGLEGPDQAPYIAVDKILLRVTIKNFLWHAAGKGAIKYISLDMLRVEQPHIHLIVNKDGTTNQPEPKTKSTSNEPVLDTLLDLQAHTVELVNGVVLMNDRAIPFDLAARDLGVSLRYLPKSDHYGLSVGISDLRTKMQQEPEAKSRLQLEAELGRKLIELSSLTLDTGKDSHLLVSGKIENFDNPAWEAGIKGDIEIPQISVLSGFPGLKGGRVNLNISGHSCTVAPAAAQKQPRFWRRRHPTENKASTKVLPPDPDCQKGYMLVGSAKWHDAGYEDEDVTVHGVNGGAELRVTPTELLFQALTANLPAGGGEIAGELRINNWLGEVSQDAAVGSATIAAGQKTANAAASAINAKEPLIGSRSLDKVERAHAYLTVTLTKVSLRTIMEVTRNKKDLGLDTAVTGPVKVEWGGAVADLPSSVVVNAQLKLAPTGVLRLKAQNIPVTGSVDAEYRGDREVVNIKQVTAKTPATTVSASGVLGVNKGDALTALRMDADFRDLGEFDSVLNSIGYEANGKKGSAALPVVLHGQAHFVGTASGPIAGLDVKGHLDAQQLEAHLGSAGDVLVDSIVADAEYAPKGVTVASSTIHRGTAVLNVAGSFEPHRMVGRRGVVSYAWDNDMLLDTHVQLADASVKDVLDMAGQGKLPISGTANADVRLKGTLNNMQGGGRVSLRKGVAYDQPFDSIVADLTAHGQDIEVSSLQVQAQGVQVSGNGGYDLTSKHLHAHVEGNNILLSNLQAVQKAQVPVDGVLTFKADANGTMEQPGLTAQLRLLNLTLNKQPLGQLNADVHSQGDQVFLTAHSTAAGASLDVTGQVQLVGDYPIKANLKFANLDVNPILKLYGSTAKATSNVAGEASVSGPAKKPQALTGNAVLNQFQVTLQGIALTSEQPIRASLANGVVRLDDLHITGLETDLHASGTAQLFSPDGSPLPASGGKIDVKANGTLGLGIVHALDTDIRSSGKITFNVGATGGMSKPMLGGKVQFAGVNLAMADIPNGISNMNGTAMFTEDRLQIQDVTAESGGGKIKMGGYVQFRGGLFADVTASAQAVRVRYYGVSATMNADARLQGSGDGATLSGNVLITRFGLAETFDFASVAGGAGGVSAPPDPDSLMNKIRLNVQVKSAPALDFQNSYAKIAGTVDLSIRGTLDVPSVLGRVTITDGSATFAGTQYQLQRGQIYFNNPVRIDPTIDLDATARVENYDVTIGIHGTSKNFKLAYRSEPPLSQADIFNLLALGRTQEEAQINTQQLQQQGQDPTTNALLGGALNATVSSRVNKLFGGAGKVKIDPAFVGTLGTSSARITVEQQVSRQVTVVFATNVNSQAQQLIQVQYRLSDNKSIVATRDENGVFSMVYKIRKRYR